Proteins encoded within one genomic window of Ranitomeya variabilis isolate aRanVar5 chromosome 4, aRanVar5.hap1, whole genome shotgun sequence:
- the LOC143767433 gene encoding uncharacterized protein LOC143767433 — MKDTVSFMGSASIDTSVQRAEAPTLWQNARDHPKKLTPGKIPLQVRLTMPVSVKRMEPWLDKYPNKAAAAQLRFGFSYGFFIPFNWSPEPQSATNLQSAKDLPDVLAAKLDKEIRLGRFRGPFNFPPFPNLRVSPLGIVPKKESGKYRLIHHLSYPKGMSVNDGIPRDETAVSYISFDKAIDLVRSAGPGALMAKSDIESAFRLLPVHPDCHHLLGAKFEDRYNYDTCLPMGCSISCFYFELFSTFLEWVARKITRQTAITHYLDDFLIVGPAGSDVCSTTLAQFKDAMEHFGVPLSPEKTIGPVSVITFLGIEIDSVAMEFRLPMEKIKKLLDLISGCISVGKVTLTQMQSMLGSLNFACKVMPAGRIFSRRLMLATRGVKQSLHRIRITAHLRSDLNTWKLFLNNYNGRTCFQESECSNEDMGLFFAASSHTGFSIRLGNKLCSANWPAFWVFRNWHAEPTLIDLLPVAVAMEIWGSQLANKRIRLHLKTVSGAHAINYLASPSSLVLDLIRFIVLKCLTFNVWFKANALIGSNENVSELLTGFHSQDVLERRIQEQLEEVDCPHSIWDVLGT; from the coding sequence ATGAAGGACACTGTAAGTTTTATGGGCTCTGCAAGTATAGACACGAGTGTTCAGCGTGCGGAGGCCCCCACCCTGTGGCAAAATGCACGCGACCACCCCAAAAAGCTAACTCCGGGAAAAATCCCTCTGCAGGTGAGGTTAACGATGCCAGTGAGCGTAAAAAGAATGGAGCCGTGGCTGGACAAATATCCCAATAAGGCGGCTGCGGCGCAACTGCGTTTCGGTTTCTCATATGGTTTCTTCATCCCATTTAATTGGTCCCCGGAGCCACAATCGGCCACAAACTTACAATCCGCAAAGGATTTACCCGATGTACTAGCAGCGAAGTTGGACAAGGAAATCAGGTTGGGTCGCTTTCGCGGTCCCTTCAATTTCCCGCCTTTCCCTAACTTACGGGTTTCACCCTTGGGTATAGTTCCCAAAAAAGAATCAGGTAAATACCGATTAATTCATCACCTGTCATACCCCAAGGGTATGTCGGTTAACGATGGTATACCCAGGGATGAAACAGCTGTCTCTTACATTTCCTTTGACAAAGCGATCGACTTAGTCAGGAGCGCGGGCCCGGGGGCCCTTATGGCAAAATCGGACATAGAATCCGCGTTTCGGCTGCTTCCGGTACACCCGGACTGTCACCACCTACTGGGAGCTAAATTTGAGGATCGATACAATTATGACACATGCCTTCCCATGGGGTGTTCtatttcctgtttttattttgaattatttagcacgtttttagaatgggttgcTCGCAAAATCACTCGGCAAACCGCCATCACGCATTATCTCGATGACTTTTTGATAGTTGGTCCAGCTGGATCAGATGTTTGCTCCACAACCCTAGCTCAATTCAAAGATGCCATGGAACATTTCGGGGTCCCACTTTCCCCTGAGAAAACGATTGGGCCAGTATCGGTGATCACATTCCTCGGGATCGAAATCGATTCGGTCGCCATGGAATTTAGGTTGCCGAtggagaaaataaaaaaactgctGGATCTTATCAGCGGGTGTATTTCGGTTGGAAAAGTCACATTGACGCAAATGCAGTCAATGCTGGGCTCCTTGAATTTTGCCTGTAAGGTCATGCCAGCGGGCAGGATCTTTTCGCGCAGATTAATGTTAGCCACAAGAGGAGTGAAACAAAGCCTCCATAGAATCAGGATTACAGCACATCTACGCTCTGATTTAAACACATGGAAGCTGTTCCTCAACAACTACAATGGCAGGACTTGCTTTCAGGAGTCAGAATGCTCCAATGAGGACATGGGTTTGTTTTTCGCAGCGTCAAGCCACACTGGTTTCAGCATTCGCCTGGGCAACAAATTGTGTTCAGCGAATTGGCCTGCTTTCTGGGTTTTCAGGAATTGGCATGCAGAGCCAACCTTGATTGACCTCCTTCCGGTGGCTGTGGCCATGGAAATCTGGGGTTCACAATTGGCCAACAAGCGTATTCGTCTTCACCTTAAAACCGTTAGCGGGGCTCATGCCATCAATTACCTAGCATCTCCTTCATCGTTGGTGCTAGACTTAATTAGGTTCATAGTATTGAAATGTTTAACATTTAATGTTTGGTTTAAAGCGAATGCACTAATCGGCAGCAATGAGAATGTGTCTGAGTTACTAACTGGGTTTCACTCGCAGGATGTACTGGAACGGCGCATTCAGGAGCAATTGGAGGAGGTGGATTGCCCACATTCGATCTGGGATGTCCTGGGGACCTGA